From the Bacteroidota bacterium genome, the window AAATCCGGTTACTAACACAAGTTTTATTGCCGCACAAGAAACAATGAAAGCCGGTATTTTGCCTAAAATATTTGGATATGTGGGCTCGGTTCAAGTAAAGCGCACTTGGCGAGAAGCAGGAAAAGACATTAAGCGAAAAGTAGATGTGAATGAATTTTCGAACATCGAAAAGGCATTGCAGCAGGGCAGGGTGATTACATTTCCGCAAGGCACCACTACCCCTTATGCTCCAGGTCGGAGAGGAACCGTACACATTATAAAGCACTATCAACCCATTGTTATTCCGGTTGTAATTAATGGTTTTAGGCGAGCATTCGACAAAAAGGGATTGCGCTTAAAAAAGCGAGGCGTTCAATTTTCGATAAAATTTAAAGCTCCATTGCAAATCGATTACGCTGCCGATTCAGATACCATATTGGCTCAAATTATGGAGTCGATTGAACAAAGCGATAGTTTCTATCCAGCTGCCAGAGCGCAACTTACCGAAGTTTAATTTGCTTCGCAAGCTGCTTTTAAATTATTGAGTCCAAGTTCAAAATCGGGACCCACCATTTTATCCATAAATAAGCTCATGTATTTGTGCGGCACTGTTAGCATTGCTGGCATTCCTTCTCCATTGGAATCTAAGGCCCAAGTAATTTTTGTTCCTTCCG encodes:
- a CDS encoding 1-acyl-sn-glycerol-3-phosphate acyltransferase, whose amino-acid sequence is MQVVKRDVFGNIVLIKRILISLIGMLTYPSFSWLNSTKIEGTEHFEKLPDRNILFVSNHQTYFADVIAYLHIFCSVKWKFRNSISNPIYLLNPVTNTSFIAAQETMKAGILPKIFGYVGSVQVKRTWREAGKDIKRKVDVNEFSNIEKALQQGRVITFPQGTTTPYAPGRRGTVHIIKHYQPIVIPVVINGFRRAFDKKGLRLKKRGVQFSIKFKAPLQIDYAADSDTILAQIMESIEQSDSFYPAARAQLTEV